AGGCGCCCGGATGACGTACCGGCCTCCGGCACCGCCGGTCCGTCGGCGCGTCCGGCTACGCTGGGTCGGGTGAGCCCGCGTCTGACGTACCCTCGCTTCCTCCGCCCCCGGACGGCGCTGGCGGCGTCCGGCGCGGCGCTGCTGCTGGCCGTTGCCGGCTGCTCCCTCGGCGAGCCCGAGCCGGACCCGGCCGGCGAGCCGCCCAACCTGCCGACGCCGTCGGGCGCGGCCAGTTCCGGCGGGGCCAACCAGCAGGTCGTGGCGACGGTGCTGGCGAAAGGGCTGGCGGTGCCGTGGGCGATCGCGTTCCTGCCCGACGGCGCGGCGCTCGTCACCGAGCGCGACAGCGGGCGGATCCTCCAGGTCGGCCCGGAGTCCGGGCCGGACGGGCTCGCCGTGCGGCCGGTGCAGACGGTGCCCGGGGTGGCCGCCGGCGGTGAGGGCGGTCTGCTCGGCATCGCCGTGTCCCCCGGATACGCCCGGGACCGCACGGTGTTCGTCTACTACACGGCCGAGGACGACAACCGGATCGCCAAGCTGCAACTCGGCCAGGCGCCGACGCCGATCCTCACCGGCATCCCCAAGGCCGGCAACCACGACGGCGGCGGGTTGGGTTTCGGCCCGGACGGTTTCCTCTACGCGAGCACCGGGGACGCCGGGCGCACCGAGAACGCCCAGGACCCGAAGAGCCTCGGCGGCAAGATCCTGCGGATCACCCCGGCCGGGAAGCCGGCCCCGGGCAACCCGACCGCCGGTTCCCCGGTGTGGTCGTCGGGGCACCGCAACGTGCAGGGTTTCGCCTGGATGCCGGACAAGCGGATGTACGCCGTGGAGTTCGGCCAGAACACCTGGGACGAGATCAACCAGATCAACAAGGGCGGCAACTACGGCTGGCCGCAGGTCGAGGGACGCGGCGAGGACGCGCGCTACGTGAACCCGATCGTGCAGTGGCGCACCGGTGACGCCTCCTGCTCCGGCCTGGCCGCGGTGGAGCGGTTGCTTGTCACCGCCTGCCTGCGCGGTCAGCGGCTGTGGCTGGTCGAGCTGGCCGACAACGGGACCGTCCTCGGCCAGCCGCGTGAGCTGCTCACCGGCCGGTACGGTCGGCTGCGTGCCGCGACCGCGGCGCCGGACGGTTCGATCTGGGTCAGCACCTCGAACCGGGACGGCCGGGGCAAGCCGGCGGCCGATGACGACCGGCTCCTGCGCCTGGTCTTCGCCGACGGCGGCGCGGGCCGGAGCTGATCCACTTCCGGCAGGTTTGCCAAGATCACCCAACGGGCAGGCAGAATCTCAGCATGGACGGCCAGGAGAACGAAGAGCAGCGTGCCGGAGACCCGAAGTCCCCGGCCACCGGGCGTGCCCGCCGCTTCCCGGCGTGGCGGCCCGGCCCCCGCCTGCGCCGGGTGGGCGTGGTGCTGGCCGTGCTCGCGGTCACGCTCGGCGGCATCGTGGTCGGCACGTACGCCGGTGGCCACGTCGGCACCGACATCGGCCCGTTCCGGGCCGAACTGACGCTCAGCCCGTCCCTGAACGGCGGGACCACCGTCGACATCCCGCCGCTGGGCGCGCTGCTGCTGGACAGCCACACCGGGCCGGCGTACCTGACCGTCAAGGTGGGCTCACTGGACCAGGGGCGCACCGAGGCGCTGCTCGGCGATCCCGCGAGCATCAGCCGGGCCAGCCAGTCGGCGGTGGAGGACGTCCGCGCCGGGGTCATGCGGCTCGGCCTGAAGACGCTCGCCTCGACCGTGCTGGCCACCCTGCTCCTGGCCGGGCTGGTCTTCCGCGACGTCCGGCGCACCGCCTGGGCCGGCGGGCTGGCGCTCGCCGTCACCGCCGGCAGCCTCGGCCTCGCCGCCGCCACCGTGCGCCCGCAGGCGATCGAGGAGCCGCGGTACGAGGGGCTGCTCGTCAACGCGCCGGCGATCGTCGGTGACGCCCGCCGGATCGCCGACGACTACACCAAGTACGCCGAGCAGCTCCAACATCTGGTCGGCAACGTCAGCAAGCTCTACACCACCGTCTCCTCGCTGCCGGTGGTGCAGCCGTCCCCCGGCACCACGCGGGTGCTGCACGTCTCCGACATGCACCTCAACCCCACCGGCTGGCAGCTCATCCGCACCGTGGTCGAGCAGTTCGGCATCGACGTGGTGATCGACACCGGCGACATGACCGACTGGGGCAGTGAGCCCGAGGCGTCCTTCGTCGGCTCGGTCGGCCTGCTCAAGAAGCCGTACGTGTTCATCCGGGGCAACCACGACTCGCCACGCACCGCCGCGGCGGTGGCCCAGCAGCCGAACGCGATCGTGCTGGACAACTCCGTGACGACGGTCGGCGGTCTGACCATCGCCGGCATCGGGGACCCCCGGTTCACCCCGGACAAGGAGACCTCACCGGCCGGCAGCGGCCTCACCGCGGCGGTCGCCGACCAGGTCATCGGCGCCGGTGAGCAGCTCGCCGCCACGGTCGAGAAGTCACCCCGGAAGGTGGACATCGCGCTCGTGCACGACCCGGCGTCGGCCGGGCCGCTCTCCGGCATCACGCCGCTGGTGCTCTCCGGGCACAAGCACGCCCGGCAGGTGTCGAAGCTGCCGCAGGTGCCGGGGGAGCAACCGACGACGCTGATGGTGGAGGGCTCGACCGGCGGTGCCGGGCTGCGCGGGCTGGAGGG
The genomic region above belongs to Micromonospora sp. WMMD1128 and contains:
- a CDS encoding PQQ-dependent sugar dehydrogenase, which encodes MSPRLTYPRFLRPRTALAASGAALLLAVAGCSLGEPEPDPAGEPPNLPTPSGAASSGGANQQVVATVLAKGLAVPWAIAFLPDGAALVTERDSGRILQVGPESGPDGLAVRPVQTVPGVAAGGEGGLLGIAVSPGYARDRTVFVYYTAEDDNRIAKLQLGQAPTPILTGIPKAGNHDGGGLGFGPDGFLYASTGDAGRTENAQDPKSLGGKILRITPAGKPAPGNPTAGSPVWSSGHRNVQGFAWMPDKRMYAVEFGQNTWDEINQINKGGNYGWPQVEGRGEDARYVNPIVQWRTGDASCSGLAAVERLLVTACLRGQRLWLVELADNGTVLGQPRELLTGRYGRLRAATAAPDGSIWVSTSNRDGRGKPAADDDRLLRLVFADGGAGRS
- a CDS encoding metallophosphoesterase, with amino-acid sequence MDGQENEEQRAGDPKSPATGRARRFPAWRPGPRLRRVGVVLAVLAVTLGGIVVGTYAGGHVGTDIGPFRAELTLSPSLNGGTTVDIPPLGALLLDSHTGPAYLTVKVGSLDQGRTEALLGDPASISRASQSAVEDVRAGVMRLGLKTLASTVLATLLLAGLVFRDVRRTAWAGGLALAVTAGSLGLAAATVRPQAIEEPRYEGLLVNAPAIVGDARRIADDYTKYAEQLQHLVGNVSKLYTTVSSLPVVQPSPGTTRVLHVSDMHLNPTGWQLIRTVVEQFGIDVVIDTGDMTDWGSEPEASFVGSVGLLKKPYVFIRGNHDSPRTAAAVAQQPNAIVLDNSVTTVGGLTIAGIGDPRFTPDKETSPAGSGLTAAVADQVIGAGEQLAATVEKSPRKVDIALVHDPASAGPLSGITPLVLSGHKHARQVSKLPQVPGEQPTTLMVEGSTGGAGLRGLEGEKPTPLTMTVLYFDEQKLLQAYDEITVGGTGQSQVNLERHVIRDPAKGDEVPVTPTPTRGAPESPSSSPSTTATSPTPTTTG